A region of Cellulophaga sp. RHA19 DNA encodes the following proteins:
- a CDS encoding PorP/SprF family type IX secretion system membrane protein, with translation MIKRSILATIILVILVLDSVSAQQDAQYTQYMFNTLAVNPAYAGSRGQLSIAALYRSQWVGLDGAPKTQTLNLHSPIRNSNLGYGVSIVNDEIGDGVVQETYVDGTLSYTLKLAQERKLSFGLKVGFNRLNLDFDKLRKIDDEVVETNNIDNRFSPNFGLGFYYHTNKFYFGLSAPNLLETDHFDSSNSDSDDGVQFLSQDKINLYAITGYVFDLNNDLKFKPALLTKVVSGAPLQVDLSANFLYNEKFSFGAAYRWDAAVSAMAGFQVSDQIMLGLAYDKETTELGGTQFNDGSFEVFLRFELVRAFEKLVSPRFF, from the coding sequence ATGATAAAAAGAAGCATTCTTGCAACAATTATATTAGTAATACTTGTTTTAGACAGTGTTAGTGCGCAACAAGACGCACAATACACACAATATATGTTTAATACATTAGCTGTTAATCCCGCATACGCAGGATCTAGAGGTCAACTAAGTATTGCTGCATTATATAGATCTCAATGGGTAGGATTAGATGGTGCGCCAAAAACTCAGACTCTAAATTTACACTCGCCTATACGAAACAGTAATTTGGGATATGGCGTATCTATAGTTAATGATGAAATTGGAGATGGTGTAGTTCAGGAAACTTATGTTGATGGGACTTTATCTTACACATTAAAACTTGCTCAAGAAAGAAAATTATCTTTTGGACTTAAAGTAGGTTTCAATAGGTTAAACTTAGATTTTGACAAACTAAGAAAAATAGATGATGAAGTAGTAGAAACAAATAATATAGATAATAGATTCTCTCCTAATTTTGGACTAGGTTTTTACTACCATACAAATAAATTTTACTTTGGACTTTCAGCTCCAAACTTGTTAGAGACAGATCATTTTGATAGTAGCAATTCAGATTCAGATGATGGTGTACAGTTTTTATCTCAGGATAAAATCAATTTATATGCTATAACAGGTTATGTGTTTGACTTAAATAACGATTTAAAATTTAAGCCAGCACTATTAACAAAAGTCGTAAGTGGAGCACCTCTTCAAGTAGATTTATCAGCAAACTTTTTATATAATGAGAAGTTCTCATTTGGTGCAGCTTACAGATGGGATGCTGCAGTAAGTGCAATGGCTGGTTTTCAAGTGTCAGACCAAATTATGTTGGGCTTAGCTTATGATAAAGAAACTACAGAATTAGGAGGAACTCAATTTAATGATGGTTCTTTTGAGGTGTTTTTAAGATTTGAACTGGTTAGAGCTTTTGAAAAGCTAGTTTCACCTAGATTCTTCTAA
- a CDS encoding beta strand repeat-containing protein, translating into MKLINIYLVFFFLLFTSLVLGQDTFRDNFSSTSYSRNDGNQNFSTNWIESGDNNSPWSGNISVIGNRLRLRNIDNGFIYRFIPLSGYDSVTLTLDFDARNRGGESLGVYIYNGSTGAWNLVRNINTNTQGSLSYTLTAAQIASNPAIIFRSTSGNNWANTDQIFIDNVLFTAVSSPVLEINDVTVNENAGTATFTVRQTVASASGSYTVNYTTFNGTATSGSDYTARTGTLNFNGNINDTETITIPILNDTTIEGAEEFSIRFTSSSNSTIDISDIGTGTIIDDDALVMTDGVTVNSCNDTFFDPGGPSNYSNNENATYTICPDTADTYINVDFTAFEVVTGDILYIYDGNSTSAPLIGQFDSANVPTSINSSAASGCLTFRFTSNGNTTGAGWQAQVNCFPEGPVIEIEDVTIDEDAGVAIFTVTSTRAAHGRNVFLFGFVEAPFTVDYTTVDDTALAGSDYTAVSGTLTFTGELGNVQTISVPITNDGTPEFAENFKIEFTGATAQYATINYTDTGIGTINSQILANDPLTLFQEFDGYYDYSTTGGTLRTGANGVSPCAVTTSSSNTLISPIPNTGTVERAYLYWAHSSTVRDADVVFEGQNVSANFLYQTSLTNRNFFGYVSDVTDIVKSVANPSTNVFDFSGLTINNTGDYCTTSTVLGGWTLIVFYEDPNLPAVNINLYQGFDGLSNEGTSFTLDSFYAISGAGAKASFLSWEGDPDLNGSSSGSTNPEELSITNQTGQNFILTNDGGQSGNNAYNSTIYDNTVSPTYNIANSYGVDLDTYDISSFISPADSQVTANVDVGQDFVISAAVVIKVPSNLIAGTVFEDVNYPGGIGRDQATSNGVGIQGAVVELFDSSGNFIQRKTTDASGYYSFGGMADGDYLIKTVSSTIKSTRGGGFSCSDCYPVQTYRSFGTAGAIQAEPNEVGGKDPTATQDVSLGVINNAQTVSNVSVAGNGVVGINFGFNFNTIVNTNEEGQGSLNQFIINSNNLAEATVDIEANSLFDPAAGDDTSIFMIPPTSDSLGRTADANYAGGIFDILISNGNPLEEITGTKTVIDGRTQTAYSGNSNFGAEGAGGTSVGVSGVSLPGYDRPEIQIHKNNGDVLNTSGNGTVIRNISVYANNNAGVIISGGEGTVSHSLLGVNAVGVNAGNIDYGVEVTGGDAIIDSNFITTNTDAGIIIRGGSSVLVQNNHLTENGTGACFDNIFIKGGSNITITQNLIEKAGALGIEVEDVDDVAILENTIRTSGQNGGNCGGVVENAGTKIDGNNSSVTNNIITSNGGAGVVIAGGNTSGNLISQNSIYANGTTTPALGIDLDASNDVGDGVTINDNGDTDNGPNGLTNFAVISNAFISGSNIIVEGWSRPGATIELFLTDINEGTASPGDNSLGMVTDYGEGQIFIGSMIEGSSSDQFPNTSSYSDDDGNNDTTNKFRFVIPKPASVAIGNFVTTTATISNSTSEFSPYVILKAFNAITNRNITHRVKGN; encoded by the coding sequence ATGAAGTTGATTAATATATATTTAGTGTTTTTTTTCTTGCTGTTTACTAGTTTAGTATTAGGGCAGGATACTTTTAGAGATAATTTCTCATCTACATCATATAGTAGAAATGATGGTAATCAGAATTTTTCCACAAACTGGATAGAGTCCGGAGATAATAATAGTCCTTGGAGTGGTAACATCAGTGTTATAGGAAATAGATTGCGATTAAGAAATATAGACAATGGTTTTATTTACAGATTTATTCCATTGTCAGGTTACGATTCAGTAACATTAACCTTAGATTTTGATGCTCGTAACAGAGGAGGAGAATCATTGGGTGTCTACATTTATAACGGCAGCACAGGGGCTTGGAACTTAGTGCGTAATATAAATACTAACACTCAAGGATCTTTATCTTATACACTAACTGCTGCACAAATAGCATCTAACCCAGCAATAATTTTTAGGTCTACTAGTGGTAACAATTGGGCCAATACAGATCAAATTTTTATAGACAATGTGTTGTTTACAGCAGTATCTAGTCCTGTTTTAGAAATTAATGATGTTACAGTTAATGAAAATGCAGGTACAGCTACTTTTACTGTAAGGCAAACTGTAGCAAGTGCATCTGGCTCTTATACTGTTAACTATACAACTTTTAATGGTACAGCAACTTCGGGTTCAGATTATACAGCAAGAACAGGTACTTTAAATTTTAATGGTAACATTAATGATACAGAAACTATTACCATACCAATACTAAATGATACTACTATAGAAGGAGCAGAAGAATTTTCAATAAGATTTACTAGCTCTAGTAATTCTACCATAGATATATCAGACATAGGTACTGGTACTATAATAGATGACGATGCTTTGGTAATGACAGATGGTGTTACAGTTAATAGTTGTAACGATACTTTTTTTGATCCAGGTGGACCATCAAACTACAGTAATAATGAAAATGCAACTTATACAATTTGTCCTGATACAGCAGACACATATATAAATGTAGATTTTACAGCTTTTGAAGTTGTAACAGGTGATATTTTATATATATATGATGGTAACTCTACTAGTGCACCTTTAATAGGTCAGTTTGATAGTGCCAACGTTCCAACGTCAATAAACTCATCAGCAGCATCAGGGTGTTTAACTTTTAGGTTTACATCTAATGGTAATACAACAGGTGCAGGTTGGCAAGCTCAAGTTAATTGTTTTCCAGAAGGACCGGTAATAGAAATTGAAGATGTAACTATAGATGAAGATGCAGGTGTAGCAATTTTTACGGTTACATCTACAAGAGCTGCCCACGGTAGAAATGTATTTTTATTTGGTTTTGTTGAAGCGCCTTTTACGGTAGATTATACAACAGTAGATGATACTGCTTTGGCAGGTAGTGATTACACGGCAGTTAGCGGAACATTAACCTTTACAGGTGAATTGGGAAATGTACAAACTATATCTGTCCCCATAACTAATGATGGTACACCAGAATTTGCAGAAAATTTTAAAATAGAATTTACTGGGGCTACGGCTCAATATGCAACCATTAATTATACTGATACGGGTATAGGAACAATTAACTCACAAATTTTAGCTAATGATCCACTTACTTTATTTCAGGAGTTTGATGGATACTATGATTACTCCACAACAGGAGGTACATTAAGAACTGGAGCAAATGGAGTTTCTCCTTGTGCTGTTACTACATCATCTTCAAACACATTAATATCTCCAATTCCTAATACAGGAACAGTAGAAAGAGCTTATTTATATTGGGCTCACTCTAGTACAGTTAGAGATGCGGATGTTGTTTTTGAAGGTCAAAATGTATCAGCAAATTTCTTATATCAAACTTCATTAACCAATAGAAACTTTTTTGGTTACGTAAGTGATGTTACAGATATTGTTAAAAGCGTAGCAAACCCTAGTACAAATGTTTTTGATTTTAGTGGTTTAACTATAAATAATACAGGAGATTATTGTACTACTTCTACAGTTTTAGGTGGTTGGACATTAATTGTATTTTATGAAGATCCAAATTTGCCAGCAGTAAATATAAATTTATACCAAGGTTTTGATGGTCTTAGTAATGAAGGTACTTCGTTTACACTAGATTCTTTTTATGCTATTTCAGGTGCAGGAGCAAAAGCATCATTTTTATCATGGGAAGGAGATCCAGATTTAAATGGTTCTAGTTCTGGATCTACAAACCCAGAAGAACTATCTATAACAAACCAAACAGGGCAGAATTTTATTTTAACAAACGACGGTGGACAGTCTGGTAACAATGCCTATAATTCTACTATTTATGATAATACTGTAAGTCCAACTTATAATATTGCTAATTCATATGGTGTAGATTTGGATACCTATGATATTTCTTCATTTATATCGCCAGCAGATAGTCAGGTAACAGCAAATGTAGATGTTGGTCAAGATTTTGTAATATCAGCTGCGGTAGTTATAAAAGTTCCTTCTAACTTAATTGCAGGAACTGTTTTTGAAGATGTTAATTACCCAGGCGGTATTGGTCGTGACCAAGCCACTTCTAATGGAGTAGGTATACAAGGTGCAGTAGTAGAGTTATTTGATAGCTCAGGTAATTTTATTCAAAGAAAAACAACAGATGCATCTGGTTATTACTCTTTTGGAGGAATGGCAGACGGAGATTATTTAATAAAAACAGTAAGTTCTACAATAAAGTCAACTAGAGGTGGTGGCTTTAGTTGTTCAGATTGTTATCCAGTGCAAACATATAGGTCTTTTGGTACAGCAGGTGCCATACAAGCAGAACCAAATGAGGTAGGAGGTAAAGACCCAACAGCTACTCAGGATGTTTCTTTAGGTGTAATTAATAATGCACAAACTGTATCCAACGTATCTGTTGCAGGTAATGGTGTTGTAGGTATTAATTTTGGTTTTAACTTTAACACTATAGTTAACACTAATGAGGAAGGTCAAGGATCTTTAAATCAATTTATAATAAATTCAAATAATCTAGCAGAAGCGACTGTAGATATTGAAGCTAATAGTCTTTTTGACCCAGCAGCGGGTGATGATACGTCAATATTTATGATTCCTCCTACATCAGATTCATTAGGTAGAACAGCAGATGCAAATTATGCAGGTGGTATATTTGATATTTTAATATCTAATGGTAATCCCTTAGAAGAAATAACAGGTACTAAAACAGTTATAGATGGGCGTACACAAACAGCATACTCAGGAAACTCTAACTTTGGAGCAGAAGGAGCTGGCGGAACATCAGTAGGTGTTTCAGGAGTATCTTTACCAGGATATGATAGGCCTGAAATACAGATTCATAAAAATAACGGAGATGTACTTAATACATCTGGTAATGGTACTGTAATACGTAATATATCTGTTTATGCAAACAATAATGCAGGTGTTATTATTAGTGGAGGAGAAGGTACTGTTTCTCATTCTCTCTTAGGTGTAAATGCAGTAGGTGTAAATGCAGGTAATATAGATTATGGAGTAGAGGTTACTGGAGGTGATGCAATAATAGATTCTAATTTTATTACAACAAATACTGACGCAGGTATTATAATAAGAGGTGGGTCTTCTGTACTTGTTCAAAATAATCATTTAACAGAGAATGGAACAGGAGCTTGTTTTGATAATATTTTTATTAAAGGAGGTAGTAACATAACAATTACTCAAAATTTAATTGAAAAAGCAGGAGCATTAGGTATAGAAGTAGAAGATGTAGATGATGTAGCAATATTAGAAAACACAATTAGAACCTCTGGACAAAATGGAGGTAATTGTGGTGGTGTAGTAGAAAATGCAGGTACAAAAATTGATGGTAATAACTCATCTGTAACAAATAACATTATAACCAGCAATGGAGGAGCAGGCGTAGTAATTGCTGGAGGTAATACAAGTGGTAATCTAATATCGCAAAATTCTATATATGCCAACGGAACTACAACACCGGCTCTTGGAATAGATTTAGATGCCAGTAATGATGTAGGAGATGGAGTTACAATTAACGACAATGGAGACACTGATAACGGACCTAATGGTTTAACCAATTTTGCTGTAATATCTAATGCGTTTATATCTGGTTCAAATATTATAGTAGAAGGTTGGTCTAGGCCAGGAGCTACAATAGAATTATTTTTAACGGATATTAATGAAGGAACAGCTAGTCCCGGAGATAATAGTTTAGGAATGGTAACAGATTATGGAGAGGGACAAATTTTTATAGGATCTATGATAGAAGGTAGTTCGTCAGATCAGTTTCCTAATACATCTAGTTACTCAGATGATGATGGAAACAATGATACTACTAATAAGTTTAGGTTTGTTATCCCAAAACCAGCATCTGTAGCTATAGGGAATTTTGTAACCACTACAGCAACAATTTCAAACTCTACATCAGAGTTTTCTCCTTATGTAATTTTAAAAGCTTTTAATGCAATTACAAACAGAAATATTACCCATAGAGTTAAAGGTAATTAA
- a CDS encoding PorP/SprF family type IX secretion system membrane protein: MSAKTKQYKLIVATMLLLALGTLSGWAQQDAQYTQYMYNTISINPAYAGSRGHMSVGLLHRSQWVGLDGAPKTQTFNFHTPLGYRGVGVGFSVVNDVIGPTSETYFDGDFSYTIYTSLEGKLSFGLKASAHLLDVRFSELNQDNSNGVDPTLQEDINNKFSPNVGAGIYYHTEKFYVGLSAPRILQTKHFDESSFSTANEQMNIYLMTGYVFDLNPNLKFKPTILTKGVKGAPLQVDVSANFMLNDKFIIGGAYRWSAAFSGMFGFQVSEDFMIGLAYDKETTELGSTSFNDGSFEIMLRYDFIKTKKNLKSPRFF, translated from the coding sequence ATGAGCGCAAAAACAAAACAGTACAAACTAATAGTAGCAACTATGCTACTGTTAGCTCTTGGTACACTATCAGGTTGGGCACAGCAAGATGCGCAATACACACAGTATATGTATAACACTATAAGTATAAATCCGGCTTATGCAGGTTCTCGTGGTCATATGAGTGTTGGTTTATTGCACAGATCTCAGTGGGTTGGCTTAGACGGTGCACCAAAAACGCAAACTTTTAATTTTCACACACCTTTAGGATATAGAGGTGTTGGAGTAGGTTTTTCTGTAGTTAACGATGTTATTGGTCCAACTTCAGAAACATATTTTGATGGTGATTTTTCATACACAATATATACTTCTTTAGAAGGTAAGTTGTCATTTGGTTTAAAAGCAAGTGCACATTTATTGGATGTTCGTTTTTCAGAATTAAACCAGGATAATAGTAATGGTGTAGATCCTACTCTACAAGAAGATATTAATAATAAATTTTCTCCTAATGTAGGAGCGGGTATCTATTACCATACAGAAAAATTTTATGTTGGTTTGTCTGCGCCAAGAATTTTACAGACGAAACATTTTGATGAGTCTTCTTTTTCTACTGCTAATGAGCAAATGAATATTTACTTAATGACAGGTTATGTTTTTGACCTTAATCCCAACTTAAAATTTAAACCAACGATATTAACTAAAGGAGTAAAAGGAGCGCCGTTACAGGTAGATGTTTCTGCTAACTTTATGCTTAATGATAAGTTTATTATAGGAGGAGCTTACCGTTGGAGTGCAGCATTTAGTGGTATGTTTGGTTTTCAGGTGTCTGAGGATTTTATGATTGGTTTGGCTTATGATAAAGAAACTACAGAGTTAGGAAGTACATCTTTTAATGATGGTTCTTTTGAAATAATGTTACGTTACGACTTTATAAAAACAAAGAAAAATTTAAAATCACCTAGATTCTTTTAA
- the idi gene encoding isopentenyl-diphosphate Delta-isomerase, whose product MIEEQVILVNEQDEQVGTMGKMEAHEKALLHRAFSVFVMNDKGETMLQQRASEKYHSPLLWTNTCCSHQRVGESNLEAGKRRLQEEMGFVTELKELFSFIYKAPFDNGLTEHELDHVMIGKFNAEPNINKEEVQDWKWMALDDIKKDISNNPKNYTEWFKIIFDRFHKYTLQNQY is encoded by the coding sequence ATGATTGAAGAACAGGTAATATTAGTTAACGAGCAAGACGAGCAGGTTGGTACTATGGGTAAAATGGAAGCGCATGAAAAAGCACTTCTTCATAGAGCATTTTCTGTTTTTGTTATGAATGATAAAGGGGAAACAATGCTGCAACAACGTGCATCAGAAAAATACCATTCACCATTATTATGGACAAACACTTGTTGTAGTCACCAAAGAGTAGGTGAGTCTAACCTAGAAGCTGGAAAAAGAAGGCTACAAGAAGAAATGGGTTTTGTTACAGAGCTTAAAGAGTTATTTTCATTTATTTATAAAGCTCCTTTTGATAATGGTTTAACAGAACATGAACTAGATCATGTAATGATTGGTAAATTTAATGCAGAACCCAATATTAATAAGGAAGAGGTACAAGACTGGAAATGGATGGCTCTTGATGATATTAAAAAAGATATCAGTAATAATCCAAAAAACTATACAGAATGGTTTAAGATAATTTTTGACCGTTTTCATAAATACACCCTGCAAAACCAATACTAG
- a CDS encoding gliding motility-associated C-terminal domain-containing protein, which produces MKSINTYKFLFVLLLGLFCANVVSAQFLLQAPNSTDENNYKWYNAADTSTVLGTDFFYEVSQPGVYFATYDGTLCGKNASTYFILTDCNTPDNEVTLDVSPNVPPGATVSWSPILTGDQTAPQVIATKDVIKYVATLLKAGNSVKLPSFTVVCMSEASDLQDDIVSVDEDDSIVIDVFDNDNGLPNPGTLTTSDPVNGTVTINDNGTPNDPSDDIVTYAPNPDYNGPDSFTYTVCNTYGDCSTATVDITVVPILDTQDDVVATNEDETIVIDNWHLNDNDLPTDGTFTTTNPTNGTIVVDDNGTPNDPSDDVITYTPNPGYIGQDTFTYTICDTLSNCSTSTITVLVNEAAMTDLDADNDGILDSFEDLNLDGDNDPATDATDTDGDGIPDYLDIDSDDDGIPDNVEAQTTNGYIQPSGLDENGNGLDDAYETDGNLGIFPVDTDGDSLPDYLDEDSDNDGVPDVIEANDTDSNGIPDDTFVGSDKDNDGLDDGFEGATTIDDDKNDEIDDPINDLPNSDGDGELDYRDTDDDGDGIPTIDEDINKDGDFANDDADGDGIPDYLDFPESEEDGIEIFNVVTPNGDGIHDVLKITGLERFPNNTVRIYNRWGVQVFVTKSYDTQNNNFDGTSHGRVTINKDKKLPVGTYFYVLDYTTPAGKTKQLSGYIYLNK; this is translated from the coding sequence TTGAAATCAATTAACACATATAAATTTTTATTCGTTCTGCTACTTGGCTTGTTCTGCGCTAATGTAGTTAGTGCTCAATTTTTATTGCAAGCACCTAATAGTACAGATGAGAATAATTACAAATGGTATAACGCGGCAGATACAAGTACTGTTTTGGGTACAGACTTCTTTTATGAGGTAAGTCAGCCTGGAGTATATTTTGCAACTTATGACGGTACGTTGTGCGGTAAAAACGCGAGTACCTACTTTATATTAACCGACTGTAACACTCCAGATAATGAGGTTACATTAGATGTTTCACCTAATGTGCCACCAGGAGCAACAGTTAGTTGGTCTCCAATTTTAACAGGAGATCAAACAGCGCCACAAGTAATAGCGACTAAAGATGTTATAAAATATGTGGCAACATTATTAAAAGCAGGTAACTCTGTTAAATTACCAAGTTTTACGGTAGTTTGTATGAGCGAGGCTAGTGATTTGCAAGACGATATTGTTTCTGTAGATGAAGACGATTCTATAGTTATAGATGTTTTTGATAACGATAATGGGCTACCTAATCCAGGAACCTTAACAACGTCAGATCCCGTAAACGGAACTGTTACCATTAATGATAACGGTACTCCTAACGACCCATCTGATGATATTGTTACCTACGCACCAAACCCAGATTACAATGGTCCAGATTCTTTTACATATACTGTGTGTAATACGTATGGAGATTGTAGTACAGCAACAGTAGATATTACAGTAGTACCTATTTTAGATACACAAGATGATGTTGTTGCAACTAATGAAGATGAAACAATTGTAATAGATAATTGGCATTTAAATGATAATGATTTACCAACAGATGGTACGTTTACAACAACAAATCCAACTAACGGAACAATTGTGGTAGATGATAATGGTACGCCTAACGATCCGTCTGATGATGTAATTACATACACACCTAACCCAGGATACATAGGTCAAGATACCTTTACATATACAATTTGTGATACACTTAGTAACTGTAGCACGTCTACAATAACAGTACTTGTTAATGAAGCTGCAATGACAGATTTAGATGCAGATAATGATGGTATTCTAGATAGTTTTGAAGATCTTAATTTAGATGGTGATAATGACCCAGCAACAGATGCAACAGACACAGATGGTGATGGTATTCCAGATTATTTAGATATAGATTCTGATGACGATGGTATCCCAGACAATGTAGAAGCACAAACAACAAACGGTTACATACAACCAAGTGGTTTAGATGAGAACGGTAATGGTTTAGATGATGCTTATGAAACTGATGGTAATTTAGGAATATTCCCTGTAGATACAGATGGTGATAGCTTACCAGATTATCTAGATGAGGATAGTGATAATGATGGTGTTCCAGATGTAATAGAAGCTAACGATACAGATAGTAATGGTATCCCAGATGATACATTTGTAGGCTCTGATAAGGATAATGATGGTCTAGATGATGGTTTTGAAGGAGCAACTACTATTGATGATGATAAAAACGATGAAATAGATGATCCTATAAACGACTTACCAAACTCAGATGGTGATGGTGAGCTAGATTATAGAGATACTGATGATGATGGTGATGGTATACCAACTATTGATGAAGATATTAATAAAGATGGTGATTTTGCAAATGATGATGCAGATGGTGATGGTATTCCAGATTATTTAGATTTTCCAGAATCAGAAGAAGATGGTATAGAAATATTTAATGTAGTAACTCCAAACGGAGATGGTATTCATGATGTACTTAAAATAACAGGGCTAGAGAGATTCCCTAATAACACTGTTAGAATTTATAACAGATGGGGAGTTCAAGTATTTGTAACTAAGTCTTATGATACTCAAAATAATAATTTTGATGGTACATCTCACGGTAGAGTTACCATAAATAAAGACAAAAAACTTCCGGTTGGTACGTATTTCTATGTATTAGATTATACTACACCAGCAGGTAAAACTAAACAGCTTAGCGGCTACATATATTTAAACAAATAG
- a CDS encoding OmpA family protein has translation MIKKIIVLLAILFFTVGNIDAQERLIEKANDKYKSYAFSPAIDIYTKVIEKGFVSAELLGKLANSYYFNADYKKAADIYKRLVAEFESDVTAEQYFKYAQTLRTLAQYDESNAILEKFYDVASSGEKALFAKDTIASSAKIRENLDKFKVSTFKYNSVHNEFAPTFYNEGLLFSSDRDTGNLAKYRHTWNSRDFLDLYKVNADSLSLNKVVKLDKNINTRYHESTSTITKDGTTMYFTRNNYKDGKRVEDKNGVVRLKIFRADFIDGIWTNITELPFNSDDYSVAHPTLSNDEKTLYFASNMPGTLGLSDIFSSSINDDNTYGTPVNLGSKINTEERETFPYVSNEDILYFSSDGHLGLGGLDIFATKIANNTLNGSIVNVGEPVNSNMDDFTFIFDSENRNGYFASNRKGGVGEDDIYSVVENEPLVLDCIQQITGTVRDKISNEILVGAAIKVIDENNEEISSTIMSSNGVYNIQLDCNQGNFVRAVVEGYVPSEKYINKSNGEPQVIDFYLERDKVTAGAGDDLAKLLQLSTIYFDLNKFDIRPDAEIEIQKVIVAMEKFSSLKIKVNSHTDSRGKDSYNLWLSQKRAEATVNYMVSKGIDASRLQGEGFGETKLVNKCENGVPCTVKEHQLNRRSEFIIIE, from the coding sequence ATGATTAAGAAAATTATAGTTTTACTTGCTATACTATTTTTTACTGTTGGAAATATTGATGCCCAAGAGAGATTAATAGAAAAAGCAAATGATAAATACAAAAGTTACGCTTTTAGTCCTGCTATAGATATTTATACTAAAGTTATAGAAAAAGGATTTGTATCTGCTGAATTACTAGGTAAATTGGCAAACTCATATTACTTTAATGCAGATTATAAAAAGGCAGCAGATATATACAAAAGGTTAGTAGCAGAGTTTGAATCAGATGTTACAGCAGAACAATATTTTAAATATGCGCAAACACTAAGGACACTAGCTCAGTATGATGAATCTAATGCTATTTTAGAGAAGTTTTATGATGTAGCCTCTTCAGGAGAAAAAGCTTTATTTGCAAAAGATACAATCGCATCTTCTGCAAAAATTAGAGAAAATTTAGATAAATTTAAAGTATCTACTTTTAAGTACAATAGTGTGCATAACGAGTTTGCTCCAACATTTTATAATGAAGGACTTCTTTTTTCTTCAGATAGAGATACGGGTAACTTAGCAAAATATAGACATACTTGGAACTCAAGAGACTTTTTAGACCTATATAAAGTAAATGCAGATAGCTTGTCTTTAAATAAAGTTGTAAAATTAGATAAAAATATAAATACTAGATATCACGAGTCAACATCTACAATTACTAAAGATGGTACTACTATGTATTTTACACGTAATAATTATAAGGATGGAAAGCGTGTAGAAGATAAAAATGGTGTAGTTAGATTAAAAATATTTAGAGCAGATTTTATAGATGGGATTTGGACAAATATTACAGAGTTGCCTTTTAATAGTGACGATTACTCAGTAGCTCATCCTACATTAAGTAATGATGAAAAAACATTATATTTTGCTTCTAATATGCCTGGTACTTTAGGTTTGTCAGATATTTTTAGTTCTAGTATTAATGATGATAATACTTATGGCACACCTGTAAATTTAGGAAGCAAAATTAATACAGAAGAGAGAGAGACTTTCCCATATGTATCTAATGAAGATATTTTATATTTTTCTTCAGACGGACATCTTGGTTTAGGAGGGTTAGATATATTTGCAACCAAAATTGCAAACAATACACTTAATGGCTCTATTGTAAATGTTGGTGAACCAGTAAATAGTAATATGGACGATTTTACCTTTATTTTTGATAGTGAAAATAGAAACGGATATTTTGCTTCTAACAGAAAAGGTGGAGTAGGTGAAGATGATATTTACTCAGTAGTAGAAAATGAACCTTTGGTTTTAGATTGTATTCAGCAAATAACTGGTACGGTTAGAGATAAAATTTCAAATGAAATTTTAGTTGGAGCAGCAATAAAAGTTATTGATGAAAATAATGAAGAAATTTCTTCTACAATTATGAGTTCTAATGGTGTTTATAATATACAATTAGATTGTAATCAAGGAAATTTTGTTAGAGCTGTAGTAGAGGGTTATGTACCATCAGAAAAATATATTAACAAGTCTAATGGAGAACCACAGGTAATCGATTTTTATCTAGAAAGAGATAAAGTTACTGCAGGTGCTGGAGATGATTTGGCTAAATTATTACAATTAAGTACTATATATTTTGATTTAAATAAGTTTGATATTAGACCGGATGCAGAAATTGAAATTCAAAAAGTTATTGTTGCTATGGAAAAATTCTCTAGTTTAAAAATCAAAGTTAATTCACATACAGACAGTAGAGGTAAAGATTCTTACAACTTATGGTTGTCTCAAAAGAGAGCAGAAGCAACAGTAAATTATATGGTATCTAAAGGAATTGATGCAAGTCGTTTACAAGGTGAAGGTTTTGGAGAAACTAAACTTGTAAATAAATGCGAAAATGGTGTGCCTTGTACAGTAAAAGAACATCAATTAAATAGAAGATCAGAATTTATTATTATAGAATAA